A window of the Pyrodictium abyssi genome harbors these coding sequences:
- a CDS encoding hyaluronate lyase, translating into MAKLSRRDFLKLTGTAAFFASLNWDELIKKAIAEVKSGGINIIWFEAQDCAGNTTAIIQATKPDLVEVLGGYSHVAGPGTVKLLFHETVMLSWGEETPEYAKKLAEMSPEEVAALVEKLPDDDPLKKTLKTFLDLGYNPGLLLTSPIDVLKLAEQGKLDPFILVLEGSFPIDEKAGGPLYSDYFCYIGDENGKPISCTEWMRRLLPRAVAVIAVGNCACYGGIPANKVVEVEFVKKMGYDLFETWAGKGWSASPTGAVGFFPDPVRGNKGLVDLLEEAKPFRNFVYGKCSLKPGEIRPDCRPAIAVPGCPANGNGQLRVIANLILWAKGILPLPELDQYWRPKYIFGPTVHEQCPRAGSYAAGDLRKEPGDSDYKCLFAVGCKGPISNCPWNKVGWVEGVGGPTRTGGVCIGCTMPGFTDAFEPFYKPLQAPTTPSTASTAASAAVAAVAGAAVAYGVSKMVEKKAERAKKEQGRG; encoded by the coding sequence ATGGCCAAGCTCTCCCGTAGGGACTTTCTAAAGCTCACGGGGACTGCAGCATTCTTCGCCAGCCTCAACTGGGACGAGCTGATAAAGAAGGCCATAGCCGAGGTCAAGTCGGGCGGTATAAACATAATATGGTTCGAGGCGCAGGACTGCGCTGGCAACACGACAGCGATAATCCAGGCTACCAAGCCCGACCTCGTCGAGGTTCTAGGCGGCTACAGCCACGTGGCAGGCCCGGGTACAGTAAAGCTACTCTTCCATGAGACGGTGATGCTCAGCTGGGGCGAGGAGACACCCGAGTACGCTAAGAAGCTCGCCGAGATGAGCCCCGAGGAAGTAGCCGCCCTCGTGGAGAAGCTCCCCGACGATGACCCGCTCAAGAAGACCCTAAAGACCTTCCTTGACCTAGGCTACAACCCCGGCCTACTCCTCACAAGCCCTATAGACGTGCTAAAGCTCGCAGAGCAGGGCAAGCTCGACCCATTCATACTCGTGCTTGAGGGCAGTTTCCCCATAGACGAGAAGGCTGGGGGCCCACTCTATAGCGACTACTTCTGCTACATAGGCGACGAGAACGGTAAGCCTATATCGTGTACGGAGTGGATGAGGCGCCTTCTACCGCGCGCGGTAGCAGTGATTGCTGTCGGCAACTGTGCGTGCTACGGCGGCATCCCCGCCAACAAGGTAGTAGAGGTAGAGTTCGTGAAGAAGATGGGTTACGACCTATTCGAGACATGGGCTGGTAAGGGATGGAGCGCTAGCCCAACGGGCGCGGTAGGCTTCTTCCCCGACCCGGTTAGGGGCAACAAGGGCCTAGTAGACCTGCTCGAGGAGGCGAAGCCGTTCCGCAACTTCGTCTACGGTAAGTGCTCCCTAAAGCCTGGCGAGATTAGGCCAGACTGCCGGCCGGCCATCGCCGTGCCCGGCTGTCCTGCGAACGGTAACGGCCAGCTCCGCGTCATAGCCAACCTGATACTGTGGGCTAAGGGCATCCTACCGCTGCCAGAGCTCGACCAGTACTGGAGGCCAAAGTACATCTTCGGTCCAACAGTGCACGAGCAGTGCCCGAGGGCAGGGAGCTACGCTGCCGGCGACCTCCGTAAGGAGCCTGGTGACTCTGACTACAAGTGCCTCTTCGCAGTCGGCTGTAAGGGCCCGATCAGCAACTGTCCCTGGAACAAGGTCGGCTGGGTCGAGGGCGTAGGCGGCCCCACGAGGACCGGCGGCGTGTGTATAGGCTGTACCATGCCGGGCTTCACTGACGCGTTCGAGCCGTTCTACAAGCCGCTACAGGCGCCCACAACGCCGAGTACAGCCTCTACTGCGGCTAGTGCCGCTGTAGCCGCTGTAGCGGGTGCAGCCGTAGCCTATGGAGTATCTAAGATGGTCGAGAAGAAGGCTGAGAGGGCCAAGAAGGAGCAGGGACGCGGCTAA
- a CDS encoding hydrogenase maturation protease: MLVLGIGNTLHGDDGIGYCLARGIEACGGVEGADVAAIQELNPGHITVLDGYDVVVFIDAFISDDMPEHARVAVLELDPSRLSKEEIAALVQEMDPHSLNPIRLMVLSYAAQLFRGNAYLVGVRPYRIEFLEGLSTEIKEAIPKALEELRRVFAGLGAAMKASSDCVMSWIENHCSKPLLD; the protein is encoded by the coding sequence GTGCTCGTACTGGGTATAGGCAATACACTCCACGGCGACGACGGTATTGGCTACTGCCTGGCGCGCGGCATAGAAGCCTGCGGCGGCGTGGAGGGCGCCGACGTAGCTGCTATCCAGGAGCTAAACCCTGGCCACATAACCGTCCTGGACGGCTACGACGTAGTAGTGTTCATAGACGCCTTCATATCCGACGACATGCCAGAGCACGCGCGGGTCGCGGTCCTCGAGCTCGACCCTTCCCGTCTCAGCAAGGAAGAGATAGCCGCGCTCGTGCAGGAGATGGATCCCCATAGCCTTAACCCTATTAGGCTGATGGTGCTATCCTACGCTGCACAGCTCTTCCGGGGCAATGCATACCTCGTCGGCGTAAGGCCCTACAGGATAGAGTTCCTGGAGGGGCTCAGCACCGAGATAAAAGAGGCCATACCGAAGGCGCTAGAGGAGCTAAGACGTGTATTCGCCGGGCTCGGCGCCGCCATGAAGGCCAGCAGCGACTGTGTCATGAGCTGGATTGAGAATCACTGCAGTAAACCACTCCTCGACTAG
- a CDS encoding bacteriohemerythrin: MTPGFLRKLRYWWHTRDPDVRYIVEVGVDEIPEERKPIPKTMVPPFSYVAESIEWNSRLLDDPSLVLYILEAAESKEEFETRLHGLQGQVKHLVASRLEPEMGPRLLIIEGERLNAWILTYGVIITAVRLEEPGLGVSYGLDALHALDEWTGKVRVVVAKLRRYMYRWGPEFSVYIRGVDNQHRYLVTVLNNLYISILAGEEKKVVDETLNSLVDYTKFHFRSEEKLFDKYGYPRAESHRRQHEGFVKKVAEFMEQYEAGEKQLTLSILHFLSEWVKNHILTSDHDFGEWFYEKGIPIIDEEMVEACRRARQRLGLQ, from the coding sequence TTGACACCCGGGTTTCTACGCAAGCTCCGATACTGGTGGCATACACGCGACCCAGACGTACGGTACATAGTAGAGGTAGGCGTGGACGAGATACCTGAGGAGAGAAAACCCATACCGAAGACAATGGTGCCGCCCTTCTCCTACGTCGCCGAGAGCATAGAGTGGAATAGTAGACTGCTTGACGATCCAAGCCTCGTTCTCTACATACTCGAAGCAGCCGAGTCCAAGGAGGAGTTCGAGACGCGGCTACACGGGCTCCAGGGCCAAGTGAAACACCTTGTAGCATCCAGGCTCGAGCCCGAAATGGGGCCCCGGCTCCTCATAATAGAGGGGGAGAGGCTTAACGCATGGATACTAACGTATGGTGTAATAATCACTGCTGTACGCCTCGAGGAGCCGGGCCTAGGCGTAAGCTATGGGCTCGACGCACTGCATGCTCTTGACGAGTGGACTGGCAAGGTACGCGTCGTCGTGGCCAAGCTGAGGCGCTACATGTACCGCTGGGGGCCCGAGTTCAGCGTCTACATCCGGGGCGTCGACAACCAGCACCGCTACCTGGTCACGGTGCTAAACAACCTCTACATAAGCATACTAGCCGGCGAAGAAAAGAAAGTAGTGGATGAGACGCTCAACAGCCTGGTAGACTACACCAAGTTCCACTTCCGCAGCGAGGAGAAGCTCTTCGACAAGTACGGGTACCCACGCGCAGAGAGCCACCGCCGCCAGCACGAGGGCTTCGTAAAGAAGGTAGCAGAGTTCATGGAGCAGTACGAGGCTGGCGAGAAGCAGCTAACACTGAGTATCCTGCACTTCCTGTCCGAGTGGGTGAAGAACCATATACTCACCAGCGACCACGACTTCGGCGAGTGGTTCTACGAGAAAGGCATACCGATAATAGATGAGGAAATGGTTGAAGCGTGCCGCAGAGCGCGCCAGAGGCTCGGCCTACAATAA